The Hymenobacter oligotrophus genome has a window encoding:
- a CDS encoding BrxA/BrxB family bacilliredoxin — MYPEYMVAPIRQDLVEAGFEQLMTPEEVDSALSTQTGTVLVAVNSVCGCAAAKARPALKMALSSSDKKPAKLVTVFAGMETEAVAKVREHMLPYPPSSPSIALFKDGELVHMIERYHIEGNDLMRIVDNLQGAFAEYC, encoded by the coding sequence ATGTATCCCGAATACATGGTTGCTCCCATCCGCCAAGACCTCGTAGAGGCCGGCTTCGAGCAACTCATGACGCCCGAAGAAGTAGACTCGGCCCTCAGCACCCAAACCGGTACCGTGCTGGTAGCCGTAAACTCGGTGTGCGGTTGCGCTGCTGCCAAAGCGCGCCCCGCCCTGAAAATGGCGCTTTCGAGCTCCGATAAAAAGCCCGCGAAACTGGTAACGGTATTTGCCGGTATGGAGACCGAAGCCGTAGCCAAAGTGCGCGAGCACATGCTGCCCTATCCGCCCAGCAGCCCCAGCATTGCCCTGTTCAAAGACGGCGAGCTGGTGCACATGATCGAGCGTTACCACATCGAAGGCAACGACTTGATGCGCATTGTGGATAACCTTCAGGGGGCTTTTGCCGAATACTGCTAA
- a CDS encoding dihydrofolate reductase family protein: protein MREVVLYIAASLDGYIAAEDGSVEFLKPYENSGQDYGYAEFQKSLKAVVMGSRTYEQVLGFDMPEWPYKNLDTYVCTKRTLPTSADPRIWLWSDSVEQLAQQLPAGRTWLVGGGALIDSFNAAGLIDRLMLAVIPVFLGKGIKLLSQPPPQALQLETVTRYDDGVLMLDYRLQPQPPR, encoded by the coding sequence ATGCGTGAAGTTGTATTGTACATCGCCGCCAGTCTCGATGGCTACATTGCTGCCGAAGATGGCAGCGTGGAGTTCCTGAAACCCTACGAAAACTCGGGGCAGGATTACGGTTACGCCGAGTTTCAGAAGTCGCTGAAGGCAGTGGTAATGGGCTCGCGCACCTACGAGCAGGTACTCGGGTTCGACATGCCCGAGTGGCCCTACAAGAACCTTGATACTTACGTGTGCACCAAACGCACGCTGCCTACTTCCGCTGACCCGCGCATTTGGCTCTGGTCCGACTCGGTGGAGCAACTGGCCCAACAACTGCCCGCCGGCCGCACGTGGTTGGTCGGTGGCGGCGCCCTCATCGACTCGTTTAACGCAGCCGGACTGATAGACCGCCTGATGCTGGCGGTAATTCCGGTGTTTTTGGGCAAGGGCATCAAGCTATTAAGCCAACCGCCGCCCCAAGCGTTGCAATTGGAAACCGTAACGCGCTACGACGATGGTGTGCTGATGCTCGACTACCGCTTGCAGCCACAGCCCCCTAGGTAA
- the recQ gene encoding DNA helicase RecQ: MSEAANTAELTAPVKKAAKPLGADLKAKLKEVFGYGQFRGTQEAIIQNVIEGHNTFVIMPTGAGKSLCYQLPALVLPGTAIVISPLIALMKNQVDQLNAFGVNAQVMNSTLTKTEANKVKRDVINGDVKLLYVAPESLTKDETLDFLQKATISFVAIDEAHCISEWGHDFRPEYRRIRGIIDNIGMNVPIIALTATATPKVQLDIQKNLQMDDASVFKSSFNRTNLYYEVRPKHQTKKALIQFVKGMKGQAGIVYCLSRKKVEEIAELLRVNDVRALPYHAGLDPQTRMHNQDAFLNEECDVIVATIAFGMGIDKPDVRFVIHYDTPKSIEGYYQETGRAGRDGLDGHCLMFYSYDDIVKLEKFNKDKPVTERDNSKLLLQEMANYADSAVCRRKQLLHYFGEVYEKDCGFCDNCKHPREKYEAKDFVKLALQAVQQTEERFGIEHLTTVLTGMKNPHVESYGHDRLPVYGRGAEHDMPFWHSVIRQCMIASFLEKDIENFGVVKMAEKGEAFLLEPYSIKFSKDHNYEEEVQQEEQKEEVQQSAGHDAALFDMLKALRKKLAAQKGLPPYVLFQDPSLKEMATTFPVKMEDLAHVSGVGQGKAQKFGAPFLELIKKYVEENDIVTAADVVVKSAVNKSKIKIYIIQQIDKKMDLEEIASAKGIDMRELIEEIEHICYSGTKLNLNYYIDSVLDQDRQDEIYDYFMSATTDNIAVALKELGTDDYTEEDLRLMRIKFLSEVAN; this comes from the coding sequence ATGTCAGAAGCAGCAAACACAGCAGAACTTACGGCTCCCGTTAAAAAGGCTGCCAAACCCCTAGGGGCTGATTTGAAGGCCAAGTTAAAGGAAGTTTTTGGCTACGGTCAGTTCCGAGGTACGCAGGAAGCCATCATCCAAAACGTCATCGAAGGCCACAATACCTTCGTGATTATGCCCACGGGCGCGGGTAAGTCGCTGTGCTATCAGTTGCCGGCTTTGGTGTTGCCGGGTACGGCCATCGTTATTTCGCCGCTCATTGCCCTGATGAAAAACCAGGTCGATCAGCTGAATGCTTTCGGGGTGAATGCGCAGGTGATGAACTCCACGCTCACCAAAACCGAAGCCAACAAGGTTAAGCGCGACGTGATTAACGGCGACGTAAAGCTGCTGTACGTGGCGCCCGAGTCGCTTACCAAGGACGAAACGCTCGACTTTCTGCAGAAGGCTACTATCTCGTTCGTGGCCATCGACGAGGCGCACTGCATTTCGGAGTGGGGCCACGACTTCCGGCCCGAGTACCGCCGCATCCGCGGCATCATCGACAACATTGGGATGAACGTGCCCATCATTGCCCTCACGGCAACGGCCACTCCCAAGGTGCAGCTCGATATTCAGAAAAACCTGCAGATGGACGACGCTTCGGTGTTTAAGTCGTCGTTCAACCGCACCAACCTTTACTACGAGGTTCGGCCCAAGCACCAGACCAAAAAGGCCCTCATTCAGTTTGTAAAGGGCATGAAAGGCCAGGCAGGTATTGTGTACTGCTTGAGCCGCAAGAAGGTAGAAGAAATTGCCGAGTTGCTGCGCGTCAACGACGTGCGCGCCCTCCCCTACCACGCCGGCCTCGACCCGCAAACGCGCATGCACAACCAGGACGCGTTCCTGAACGAAGAGTGCGACGTGATTGTGGCGACCATTGCGTTCGGCATGGGCATTGATAAGCCCGATGTGCGCTTCGTGATTCACTACGACACGCCGAAGAGCATCGAAGGCTACTACCAGGAAACCGGCCGCGCCGGCCGCGACGGGCTCGACGGCCACTGCCTAATGTTCTACAGCTACGACGACATCGTGAAGCTGGAGAAGTTCAACAAGGACAAGCCCGTAACCGAACGCGACAACAGCAAGCTGCTGCTGCAGGAAATGGCCAACTACGCCGATTCGGCGGTGTGCCGCCGCAAGCAGCTGCTGCACTACTTCGGCGAGGTGTACGAAAAGGACTGCGGCTTTTGCGACAACTGCAAGCACCCGCGCGAGAAGTACGAGGCCAAGGATTTTGTGAAGCTGGCCTTGCAGGCCGTGCAGCAAACCGAGGAGCGCTTCGGTATTGAGCACTTGACCACGGTGCTCACGGGCATGAAAAACCCGCATGTGGAGAGCTACGGCCACGACCGCCTGCCCGTGTACGGCAGAGGCGCCGAGCACGATATGCCCTTCTGGCACTCGGTTATCCGGCAGTGCATGATTGCCAGCTTCCTCGAAAAAGACATCGAGAATTTTGGCGTGGTGAAGATGGCCGAAAAAGGCGAAGCCTTTTTGCTGGAGCCGTACTCCATCAAGTTCTCGAAGGACCACAACTACGAGGAAGAAGTACAGCAGGAAGAGCAGAAAGAAGAAGTGCAGCAATCGGCTGGGCACGATGCCGCGCTGTTCGACATGCTGAAGGCCTTGCGCAAGAAACTGGCCGCCCAGAAAGGCCTGCCGCCCTACGTGCTGTTTCAGGACCCCTCGCTGAAAGAAATGGCTACCACCTTCCCCGTGAAGATGGAAGACCTCGCGCACGTGTCGGGCGTAGGCCAAGGCAAAGCGCAGAAGTTTGGTGCGCCCTTCCTGGAGCTGATCAAGAAGTATGTGGAGGAAAACGACATTGTAACGGCTGCCGACGTGGTAGTAAAATCGGCCGTTAACAAGTCGAAAATCAAGATCTACATCATTCAACAGATCGACAAAAAGATGGACCTGGAGGAAATTGCTTCCGCCAAGGGCATCGATATGCGCGAGCTGATTGAGGAGATTGAGCACATTTGCTACTCGGGCACGAAGCTCAACCTCAATTACTACATCGACTCGGTACTCGACCAAGACCGCCAAGACGAGATTTACGACTACTTCATGAGCGCCACCACCGATAACATTGCGGTGGCCCTGAAGGAACTCGGCACCGACGACTACACCGAGGAAGACTTGCGCCTGATGCGCATCAAATTCCTGAGCGAGGTGGCAAACTAA
- a CDS encoding KpsF/GutQ family sugar-phosphate isomerase encodes MKPLTDVNTIGKNVLLQEAEAIRGVAEAISQTGDFQECVTTILGLRGRVVVTGIGKSAHIAGKMVATLNSTGTPALFMHAADAIHGDLGMIQAGDFVICISKSGDTPEIKVLVPLLRRKQVPMAALVSNRESYLAKQADFILHAPVEREACPHNLAPTTSTTAALALGDALAVALLESRGFTSRDFAHLHPGGTLGKKLYLKVGDVSRQNQAPQVSDNAGLREIILEISGKRLGATAVLDAAGSLQGIITDGDLRRMLTNFEPERLGEVRARSIMTPNPVTIEIDEFAAEALARMQARNITQLVVTEADRFQGFIHLHDLLREGLV; translated from the coding sequence TTGAAACCGTTGACTGACGTCAATACCATAGGAAAAAATGTGCTTCTGCAAGAAGCAGAGGCCATTCGAGGTGTAGCCGAGGCTATTAGCCAAACCGGAGATTTCCAAGAATGTGTTACTACTATTCTCGGGCTTCGCGGCCGGGTAGTAGTAACCGGCATCGGCAAAAGCGCCCACATCGCCGGCAAGATGGTGGCTACCCTCAACTCCACCGGCACACCGGCCTTGTTCATGCACGCCGCCGATGCCATCCACGGCGACTTAGGCATGATTCAAGCCGGCGATTTTGTCATCTGCATCAGCAAATCGGGCGATACGCCCGAGATAAAAGTGCTGGTGCCGCTGCTGCGCCGCAAGCAAGTGCCCATGGCCGCCTTGGTAAGCAACCGCGAATCGTACCTGGCCAAGCAAGCCGATTTCATCTTGCACGCCCCGGTAGAGCGCGAAGCCTGCCCCCACAACCTAGCGCCCACCACCAGCACCACCGCCGCCTTGGCCTTAGGCGATGCGCTGGCCGTGGCCTTGTTGGAGTCGCGCGGGTTTACCTCGCGCGATTTTGCCCACCTGCACCCCGGCGGTACCCTAGGTAAAAAGCTGTACCTGAAGGTGGGGGATGTAAGCCGACAAAACCAAGCTCCGCAGGTATCCGATAACGCCGGCTTGCGCGAAATAATTCTGGAGATTTCGGGCAAACGTTTGGGCGCTACGGCCGTACTAGACGCCGCCGGCTCCTTGCAAGGCATCATCACCGACGGCGACCTGCGCCGCATGCTCACCAACTTCGAGCCCGAGCGCCTAGGTGAGGTGCGGGCCCGCTCCATCATGACCCCCAACCCCGTTACCATTGAAATAGACGAGTTTGCGGCCGAGGCCCTGGCCCGCATGCAAGCACGCAACATCACACAGCTTGTGGTAACCGAAGCGGACCGTTTTCAGGGGTTTATTCACCTGCACGATTTGCTGCGCGAAGGGCTGGTATAG
- a CDS encoding mannose-1-phosphate guanylyltransferase: protein MASPGAPYLVVMAGGIGSRFWPFSRTHHPKQFHDVLGVGKSMLRITVDRFQGICPPENVFVVTNRDYVELVQQHLPEIAPDQILAEPIGRNTAPCIAYASYRIAQRDPQGVIVVTPADHAVQKEDEFRGVIRTAIDAARTQDVLITLGIQPSRPDTGYGYIQFHDDEAQQLGGGLKKVKTFTEKPNSQLAHMFVESGDFLWNSGLFIWRADSILRAFHHYLSDIAEVFDEGRMLLGTPAEKGFIQQAYSRCRNISIDYGVMEKADNVYVLPADFGWSDLGTWDSLHRMGHHDADGNVVDGDALLYDTRECVIKTPSERLVVVQGLEGYIVAEYDNVLLICKRTEEQRVKDFVADVKSKKGQGYN, encoded by the coding sequence ATGGCTTCTCCCGGTGCTCCTTACTTAGTGGTTATGGCCGGCGGCATTGGCAGCCGCTTCTGGCCTTTCAGCCGTACTCACCACCCCAAGCAATTCCACGATGTACTTGGCGTCGGCAAGTCGATGCTGCGCATTACGGTTGATAGATTTCAGGGTATCTGCCCGCCCGAAAACGTGTTCGTGGTTACCAACCGCGACTACGTGGAATTGGTGCAGCAGCACCTGCCCGAAATTGCCCCCGACCAGATTTTGGCCGAGCCCATTGGCCGCAACACCGCCCCGTGCATTGCCTACGCGAGCTACCGCATTGCGCAGCGCGACCCGCAAGGGGTAATCGTGGTAACGCCCGCCGACCATGCCGTACAAAAGGAGGACGAATTTCGGGGAGTAATCCGTACGGCCATTGATGCTGCCCGCACGCAGGATGTGCTGATTACCCTAGGTATTCAGCCCTCGCGCCCCGACACGGGCTACGGCTATATTCAGTTCCACGACGACGAGGCGCAGCAGCTGGGTGGCGGCCTGAAAAAGGTGAAAACCTTTACCGAAAAGCCTAATTCTCAGCTGGCTCACATGTTTGTGGAAAGCGGCGACTTTTTGTGGAACTCGGGCCTGTTTATCTGGCGTGCCGATTCCATTCTGCGGGCTTTCCACCACTACCTCTCCGACATTGCCGAGGTGTTCGACGAAGGCCGAATGCTTCTAGGTACCCCAGCCGAGAAAGGCTTTATACAGCAGGCGTATTCGCGCTGCCGCAACATCAGCATCGACTACGGGGTGATGGAGAAGGCCGACAACGTGTACGTGCTGCCCGCCGACTTTGGTTGGAGCGACCTAGGCACCTGGGACTCGCTGCACCGCATGGGCCACCACGACGCCGACGGCAACGTGGTGGATGGCGACGCCCTGCTCTACGATACTCGCGAATGCGTAATTAAAACGCCGTCGGAACGCCTCGTGGTAGTGCAAGGCTTGGAGGGTTACATTGTGGCCGAGTACGACAACGTGCTGCTCATTTGCAAGCGCACCGAGGAGCAACGCGTGAAGGACTTTGTGGCCGACGTGAAAAGCAAAAAAGGCCAAGGGTACAACTAA
- the rlmB gene encoding 23S rRNA (guanosine(2251)-2'-O)-methyltransferase RlmB: protein MNEGRPSYKKYPPRQQSAERTADMIFGLRPILEALHAGKTLEKIFLLKGQKHSLVAEISELARAADTPVSLVPIEKLNGLTRKNHQGAVAFLSPIDYAPLDNLLAGLFEQGKSPLLLVLDRITDVRNFGAIARSAECLGVDAVVVPSRGAAQLNGDALKTSAGALMRVPVCREPNLHSTIRRLKDSGLQVVACTEKGNESLEQATIDMTGPLLVVMGSEEDGINPDLLELADARLRIPMIGQIGSLNVSVASGILLYEVLRQRLVAPQQ, encoded by the coding sequence ATGAACGAAGGCCGCCCTTCCTATAAAAAGTACCCACCCCGCCAGCAATCGGCTGAGCGCACGGCCGATATGATTTTCGGCTTGCGCCCCATTCTGGAAGCGTTGCACGCAGGCAAGACGCTCGAAAAAATCTTCCTGCTCAAAGGCCAGAAGCACAGCCTGGTTGCGGAAATCAGCGAGTTGGCCCGCGCCGCCGATACGCCGGTTTCGCTGGTGCCCATCGAGAAGCTCAACGGCCTCACCCGCAAAAACCACCAGGGCGCGGTTGCCTTCCTTTCGCCCATCGATTACGCCCCGCTCGACAACCTGCTGGCCGGCTTGTTCGAGCAAGGCAAAAGCCCGCTGCTGCTGGTACTCGACCGCATTACCGATGTGCGCAACTTTGGCGCCATTGCCCGCTCGGCCGAGTGCTTGGGGGTAGATGCCGTGGTGGTGCCCAGCCGTGGCGCCGCCCAGCTGAACGGCGACGCGCTGAAAACCTCGGCCGGCGCCCTAATGCGCGTGCCGGTGTGCCGCGAGCCTAATCTGCACTCTACCATCCGCCGCCTTAAAGACTCGGGCCTGCAAGTGGTGGCTTGTACCGAGAAAGGCAACGAAAGCCTCGAGCAAGCCACGATTGATATGACCGGCCCGCTGCTAGTGGTAATGGGCAGCGAGGAAGACGGCATCAACCCCGACCTGCTCGAGTTGGCCGATGCCCGCCTGCGCATTCCGATGATTGGCCAAATCGGCTCGCTGAACGTGTCGGTAGCCAGCGGCATTTTGCTGTACGAGGTACTGCGCCAGCGCTTGGTGGCACCTCAACAGTAA
- a CDS encoding GWxTD domain-containing protein has translation MLQLLVSAAAVGQRLPVLNRLNLAGLYQTQQHAVAEARREGDSLRLYVRLPSSSGLYSPRQPLRVVAWANYDARQPVWQDTVRQRGPQHRDPEQPVWIDFCVPAAALQSAKLLAVWPSTAIPDSPGAAAWLVLTPEVLNRPFVLTDSSNQPLLRRYLLANEVVQVDCYGPDRPATLRRFADDFAPALPPHTNPAVQGPSSRTLSAREVTELRAGQWLRIAEPGLYTLQVANAAPMGLLVQPPLFPEMRTATELIEPLRYLSTTAERERLLRADSPKRAVDLFWLRAAADQQPVARQLIRTFYGRVADANRLFSAHKPGWMTDRGLLYVVLGPPERVLRTSTEERWEYLDPVQGGPYVFRPKPSTFATEYYELVRRPEYEWLWFRAVEQWRKGLTVPQGAAR, from the coding sequence TTGCTTCAGCTGCTTGTAAGCGCCGCCGCGGTGGGGCAGCGGCTGCCCGTGCTCAATCGCTTGAACCTTGCGGGGCTTTACCAAACGCAGCAACACGCCGTAGCCGAAGCCCGGCGCGAAGGCGATAGTTTGCGCCTGTATGTGCGGTTGCCTAGCTCAAGCGGGCTGTACTCGCCTAGGCAGCCACTGCGGGTAGTGGCGTGGGCCAACTACGATGCCCGCCAGCCCGTGTGGCAGGACACTGTGCGGCAACGCGGGCCGCAGCACCGCGACCCAGAACAGCCCGTGTGGATTGACTTTTGTGTACCGGCCGCGGCCTTGCAATCGGCTAAGCTACTGGCCGTTTGGCCCAGCACAGCCATTCCGGATAGCCCTGGGGCAGCTGCTTGGCTAGTGCTCACCCCTGAAGTACTGAACCGGCCATTCGTGCTAACCGACTCTAGCAACCAGCCGCTGCTGCGCCGCTATTTACTTGCCAACGAAGTAGTGCAAGTTGACTGCTACGGCCCCGACCGGCCTGCCACGCTACGCCGCTTCGCCGACGATTTTGCCCCTGCCCTGCCGCCCCACACCAACCCCGCCGTGCAAGGACCTAGCAGCCGTACTTTATCGGCCCGCGAGGTAACCGAGCTGCGTGCTGGCCAGTGGTTGCGCATTGCCGAGCCGGGGCTTTATACGCTGCAAGTGGCCAATGCCGCGCCGATGGGTTTATTGGTGCAGCCACCTTTATTCCCCGAGATGCGCACTGCCACGGAGCTTATCGAGCCGCTGCGCTACCTCAGCACCACCGCCGAACGCGAGCGGCTGCTGCGGGCCGATTCTCCGAAGCGTGCTGTTGACCTGTTTTGGCTGCGCGCGGCCGCCGACCAGCAACCCGTGGCCCGGCAGCTTATCCGCACGTTTTACGGCCGCGTGGCCGATGCCAACCGTTTGTTTTCGGCGCATAAGCCCGGCTGGATGACCGACCGCGGGCTGCTGTACGTGGTACTTGGCCCGCCCGAACGGGTGCTTCGCACCAGCACCGAGGAACGTTGGGAGTACCTCGACCCCGTGCAGGGCGGCCCGTACGTGTTCCGCCCCAAACCCAGTACCTTTGCTACTGAATACTACGAATTGGTGCGCCGGCCCGAGTACGAATGGCTCTGGTTTCGTGCCGTAGAGCAATGGAGAAAAGGTTTGACCGTCCCGCAGGGGGCCGCCCGATGA
- a CDS encoding glycosyltransferase family 117 protein, with amino-acid sequence MQRYSRLNNLVGWLVFAIATVTYLLTLEPTASFWDCGEFIACSYKLLVPHPPGAPTFLLLGRLFSLLSFGDVTKVAVLVNALSALSSSFTVLFLFWSITMLAKKLVMHRPGMHDDRTLEPTTGQTLLILGSGVVGALALTFSDSFWFNAVEAEVYAMSSLCTAVVVWLMLKWENRADEADSDKWLILIAYVMGLSIGVHLLNLLAIPALGLIYYFRRTAQPTWVGSLITLVISSIIVGLILVGIIPGLPSIAGSIEVFFVNSLGLFFNSGVIFFLILFVGLLWIGFRYSFRTGNRLLNTALLSLVFILIGYTSYLIIPIRSSFLPTINENTPNDVLSFVSYLKREQYGDRPLLYGPQFNAQPIDQKEGAPRYVRQGDKYVVAEHRLETIYDDADKMLLPRLYSPDPGHIQQYQKWVDIQPDAKPSMGQNLGFLFRYQMGHMYWRYFLWNFVGRDSDVQQAGVLWPTEAGKSGLPERIADSKARNNFFAIPLLLGVLGLLFHVRRDGRNALVVGLLFLFTGLAIVVYLNQPPIEPRERDYTFTGATYAFAIWIGLGVLGLADLLRAVLKADSLRGGVAVALGLLAPVLMVAQGWDDHDRSDRYNSVDSAKNLLNSLQPNAILFTNGDNDTFPLWYAQEVEGVRTDVRVAVLSYLNTDWYIDQMKRRSYKSQPLPISMDNATYRQGTNDYLPFVENPSVASVNLNEFMQLVKQNSPLLQVQTQSGRPLLSFPTRKFYLPIDTTAVEKLGIIPAERRGQLVSRMEWDMGRGAIEKKNLVILDMLATNNWQRPVYFSSTVNSQDFMSLQPYFQLEGLAYRVLPLKDPNYDPRGLNEGYVVNDLMHDILMKRFAFRNLDRADIFYDENNLRFPANYRDKFYRLTQSYVDAGNLAKAKEVMDYCFKVMPDKSIPYDYYVPQFVVPLVKVGETQKANEIMDTMTNRAQQALAYYSTSPEGSLFDVEMQLSLLTLQSVYRAAEQIGDRTRATRALQLLQQYYPQG; translated from the coding sequence ATGCAGCGTTACTCGCGTTTGAATAACTTGGTGGGCTGGCTGGTATTTGCCATTGCCACCGTTACCTATCTGCTCACGCTCGAGCCCACGGCTAGTTTCTGGGACTGCGGCGAGTTTATTGCCTGCTCCTACAAGCTGTTGGTGCCGCACCCGCCCGGGGCGCCCACCTTTTTGCTGTTGGGGCGCCTGTTTTCGCTCCTCTCGTTCGGCGACGTTACCAAGGTGGCCGTGTTGGTCAATGCCCTGTCGGCGCTTAGCTCGTCGTTCACGGTGCTGTTCCTGTTCTGGAGCATTACCATGCTGGCCAAAAAGCTGGTGATGCACCGCCCCGGCATGCACGACGACCGCACGCTGGAGCCCACCACGGGCCAAACGCTGCTTATTTTGGGCAGCGGCGTAGTGGGGGCGCTGGCCCTCACCTTCTCCGATTCGTTCTGGTTTAACGCCGTGGAGGCCGAGGTGTACGCCATGTCGTCGTTGTGCACGGCGGTGGTGGTATGGCTGATGCTGAAGTGGGAAAACCGCGCCGACGAAGCCGACTCCGATAAGTGGCTGATTCTGATTGCCTACGTAATGGGCCTCAGCATTGGCGTGCACTTGCTCAACCTGCTGGCCATTCCGGCCCTAGGTCTGATTTATTACTTCCGCCGCACGGCTCAGCCTACTTGGGTTGGCAGCCTGATTACGCTCGTTATCAGCAGCATCATTGTGGGGCTGATTTTGGTAGGCATTATCCCGGGCCTGCCGTCAATTGCCGGTAGCATCGAAGTATTCTTCGTCAACTCCCTTGGGCTTTTCTTCAACTCGGGCGTAATCTTCTTCCTGATTCTGTTCGTCGGGCTGCTGTGGATTGGCTTCCGATACTCTTTCCGCACCGGCAACCGCCTGCTGAACACGGCCCTGCTGAGCCTGGTGTTCATCCTGATCGGCTACACCTCGTACCTGATCATCCCGATCCGCTCGTCGTTCCTGCCCACCATCAACGAAAACACGCCCAACGACGTGCTTTCGTTTGTGAGCTACCTGAAGCGCGAGCAGTACGGCGACCGGCCGTTGCTGTACGGCCCGCAGTTCAACGCCCAGCCCATTGATCAGAAAGAGGGCGCGCCCCGCTACGTGCGCCAGGGCGATAAGTACGTAGTAGCCGAGCACCGCCTGGAAACCATCTACGACGATGCCGACAAGATGCTGCTGCCCCGCCTGTATTCACCCGACCCGGGCCACATTCAGCAGTACCAGAAGTGGGTAGATATTCAGCCCGACGCGAAGCCAAGCATGGGCCAAAACCTCGGCTTCTTGTTCCGCTACCAAATGGGCCACATGTACTGGCGCTATTTCCTGTGGAACTTCGTAGGCCGCGACTCCGATGTGCAACAAGCCGGCGTGCTGTGGCCTACCGAAGCTGGCAAAAGCGGCCTGCCCGAGCGCATCGCCGATAGCAAAGCCCGCAACAATTTCTTCGCCATACCGCTGCTGCTGGGCGTCCTAGGTCTGCTCTTCCACGTGCGCCGCGACGGCCGCAATGCCTTGGTGGTGGGCCTGCTGTTCCTGTTCACGGGCTTGGCCATTGTGGTGTACCTCAACCAGCCGCCCATCGAGCCGCGCGAGCGTGATTACACCTTTACCGGCGCCACCTACGCTTTTGCCATCTGGATTGGCCTGGGTGTGCTGGGCTTAGCCGATTTGCTACGGGCCGTGCTGAAAGCCGATAGCCTGCGCGGCGGCGTAGCCGTAGCCCTAGGCTTGCTGGCCCCCGTGCTGATGGTAGCCCAAGGCTGGGACGACCACGACCGCTCCGACCGCTACAACTCTGTCGATTCGGCCAAAAACCTACTGAACTCGTTGCAGCCCAACGCCATCTTGTTCACCAACGGCGACAACGACACCTTCCCGCTGTGGTACGCCCAAGAGGTGGAAGGCGTGCGCACCGACGTGCGCGTGGCCGTACTCAGCTACCTGAACACCGATTGGTACATCGATCAAATGAAGCGCCGCAGCTACAAGTCGCAGCCGCTGCCCATTTCGATGGATAATGCCACCTACCGCCAAGGCACCAACGATTATCTGCCGTTCGTGGAAAACCCCTCGGTGGCCTCGGTGAACCTGAACGAGTTTATGCAGTTGGTGAAGCAAAACTCGCCGCTGCTGCAAGTGCAAACGCAAAGCGGCCGCCCGCTGCTGTCGTTCCCCACGCGCAAGTTCTACCTCCCCATCGACACCACTGCCGTTGAAAAGCTGGGCATCATTCCGGCCGAGCGCCGTGGCCAGCTGGTATCGCGCATGGAATGGGATATGGGCCGGGGCGCTATCGAGAAGAAGAACCTGGTGATTCTGGACATGCTGGCCACCAACAACTGGCAGCGCCCGGTTTACTTCTCCTCGACCGTGAACTCGCAGGACTTCATGAGCTTGCAGCCGTACTTCCAGCTCGAGGGCTTGGCCTACCGCGTGCTGCCGCTTAAGGATCCGAACTACGACCCGCGCGGCCTAAACGAGGGCTACGTGGTGAACGATTTGATGCACGACATCCTGATGAAGCGCTTTGCCTTCCGCAACCTCGACCGCGCCGACATCTTCTACGACGAAAACAACCTGCGCTTCCCGGCCAACTACCGCGACAAGTTCTACCGCCTAACCCAGAGCTACGTGGATGCCGGCAACCTGGCCAAGGCCAAGGAGGTAATGGATTACTGCTTCAAGGTGATGCCCGACAAGAGCATTCCGTACGATTACTACGTGCCGCAGTTTGTGGTACCGCTGGTGAAAGTGGGCGAAACGCAAAAGGCCAACGAAATCATGGATACCATGACCAACCGCGCCCAACAAGCCTTGGCCTACTACAGCACCTCGCCCGAGGGCAGCCTGTTTGATGTGGAAATGCAGCTGAGCCTGCTCACGCTGCAAAGCGTGTACCGCGCCGCCGAGCAAATCGGCGACCGTACGCGCGCCACCCGGGCCTTGCAACTGTTGCAGCAGTACTACCCGCAAGGTTAG
- a CDS encoding T9SS type A sorting domain-containing protein codes for MKIFTYILVFTALLLTQLVATATHLRLGARSRAQGPQEPVANAAPLTVYPNPVRGGQATIAFNESKPGKAYRLRISNIIGREVRSVQLRSETAVQGQLIDLSTLPGGIYFCSLLMDEQVVATKRLTLQN; via the coding sequence ATGAAAATTTTTACATACATCCTGGTATTCACCGCGCTGCTGCTCACGCAGTTGGTTGCCACGGCCACGCACCTGCGCCTAGGTGCCCGCAGCCGAGCGCAAGGCCCGCAGGAGCCGGTAGCAAACGCGGCCCCGCTCACGGTGTACCCCAACCCGGTGCGGGGCGGGCAGGCCACCATCGCTTTCAACGAAAGCAAACCGGGCAAAGCGTACCGCCTGCGCATCAGCAACATTATTGGCCGCGAAGTGCGCTCGGTACAGCTTCGCTCCGAAACGGCCGTGCAGGGCCAGCTCATCGATTTATCGACGCTGCCGGGCGGCATTTACTTCTGCTCGCTGCTGATGGATGAGCAAGTAGTAGCTACCAAGCGCCTGACGTTGCAGAATTAA